GTGGCCTCTACCAAGGCCTACACCTCGCAGGTCCTGGCACAATTACTCATCGGCCTCCAGGTCGGCCGCGCCCGCAGCCTCTCGGTCCGCGACGGCAAGGCCATCGTGGCCGCGCTCGAGGCTCTGCCGGCCCAGGTGCAGCACATCCTGGATCAGCACGACAAAATCCGCGCCCTGGCCAAAAAACTCAGCCACTTCAACAACGCCATGTACCTCGGCCGCGACACCCTCTATCCCGTGGCCCTCGAGGGTGCCCTCAAGCTCAAAGAGGTTGCCTACATTCACGCCGAGGCCTACCCCGCCGGCGAGCTCAAGCACGGCCCCATCGCCATGATCGACGAGAATCTGCTCGTGGTCTTCCTGCACCCCAAAAACGACCTCTACGACAAATCCCAATCTAGCCTCGAGCAAGTCCGGGCTCGCGGTGGCCAGCTGCTAATCGTGGGCACCGAAGGCGACGACACCCTCAAGCAATTCTCCGAGCATGTCATTTACATCCCCGAAGCCAATCCCTACACCCAGCCCTTGCTGGCCAACATCCCGCTCCAGCTCTTTGCCTACTACGTCGCCGTCGAACGCGGCACCGACGTCGACCAGCCCCGCAACCTCGCCAAATCCGTCACCGTCGAATAGCCGTCCTAAAACAGCTTGTCGACCGCCACTTTCACTTCGTAATACGTCGCCAGTTTTTCCGTACTCGTGAGCACAAACGGCTTGGTTTGCGCCGGATCAATGTCGCTCACCGTGCCAGTGGCCGTGCCCAGCGCCTTGCCGGCCTTGTCGAGAAACGTCGCGGTAATCGTGGCGCTCCGAGCCGCGTCTTCGTTGTTCGTGATGCTGCCACTCACCACCAGGTACCCCGCCGCATTCGTGGTCACCTTTGAATTCGCCAGCGTCGTGCGCTCCTTGGTGGCCGGGCTGGCGGTGGCCGCTGGTGTCTCGCCCGCCGGCCGCTCGTTCACAAATTTATTGCCGCTTTCGGCCCATAGCAATGCCGCCCCAACCGCCACTACGACCACGCCAACAATCGTAAACAATCTGCGAGATGTACTCATATCGCGCCTCCTGATATGAAGCTATAGTACACCAGAGTCATCAGATTCGGCGTCGTAGGAGACCGGGCGCACATGCGTCACATGTCCTGGACCCAGCCGGAAGATGCCCTCGTCGAGCCGCACCTGGTCGAAATAGTGCGCCATAAAGCCAACCGATCGTGACAGTACAAACAGCGAGTTAAAGAATTCTGTTGCTACGAGCGTTTGCAGCTCGTCGATCGCGTAGCCTTCTTTTTCGGCCAACAGATCAAGCAATACCGCCGCCATCGCGCCGTCCACATTCAAGATCAAATTACCCTTCTTGCGCGTCGTTTCCGCCTCGACCCCGCGGGCAAAGGTGGTAAATCGCGCCTCCTCCAGACTGGCCGCAAACTCCAGCAACCGGCTCACGCGCGGGTCGGGGAAGTCACTGCGGTACTTGCGGTGGCCAATGCCTGAAATGTAGCTGCGCCGGGCCGCATACGTCTCCACGAGCGCAGCGGGGGACACCTCGCTGCTCACGCCCTCCAGCCACGTCGCCGCCGCCTGGTTCACGGCCCCGCCAAATCGCGGCCCAATCGTGAGCAGCCCCGCCGCCAGCGAGCTCACCAGATCGCGCCCGGCTCGCGCCGTCACGATGGTGTTCACCGCCCCCGACACGTACGGTCCGTGGTCGACGAGCAGCTTCAGCACATAATCCACGAACGCCACCAGCTCCGCCGATTGCGCTTCCCGACCCAAAAACATCGAGATCACAATCTTGGCGAATGAATTATTGTTGGCCAGCTCCAGCAGGCCCTGGTCCATCACCCGCACCTCGCCGTCGCCGTCGTCGTGCGACACCGAGCTGGCGATCAAGCCCGGCCGCCGCCCCGTCAGTCGCGCCATGGCGTCGCCCAGATCGGCCGCGTCGGTGGCGCCGGGCAGCTCGGCCACCAGCTGCGCAAACTCGGCAAACGTGGCGGCACTACGCGCCCCGGCCGCCTCCAGCGCCGCCGCCTTGGCCCGCGCCGATTCGTCGCTCGAAGCCGCCATTGCTTTGGCGTGGCCAAATTGCGGCGGCGTCTCAAACAGCTCGGCCACGCTGCCCGCAATGTACGCCACCACCGGCTTCGTCACCTCGCCCCGCGCGATCATCTCGGCCAGTTCGTACTCGTCCAGCCCGCCGAGCTCACCAAAGTACACGATGGCCTCAGTGGCCGGGTCCGCCTCGGCCGCCGCAAACACCTCCTGCGGGCCAGTCATCGGGAACCGCTCGCCGCCCAGCGCCAGCGAAAAACTCAGCGAATGCCCGCTGGTAGCCACCATGCGGATGATTTCACTCACCATCCCCCCGCTCGAGCTCACCACCGCCACATTGCCGGGCGTAAATAATTTCGACTTCACGAGCTGCGGCGCCTGCACGCCCCCGATCGCACCCAGTTTCACCACCCCCGGCACCACCACGCCCACGCTCGCGCCGCCCGCCAGCCACACGCCGGCAGCCTCGGCCTCCTCGGCCAGCGCCAGCGCATGCCGCTCGGGCAGTCCCTCCGCGAACACCACGCCGCCCACCAGGCCGGGCAATGCCCCCAGCGCCTGCCGCGACGACGCCAATACCCGCCGCCCCGACGACAAGTTCACAAACAAATTAATCCGCGTCTTCAGCCGCTCCGGCAGTTTTTCCACCGAATTATATACCGGCACCGCCACCTCCTCGTTGCCGAAGAAGTACCGTTCCGTTTTGCGTCCCGCCGCCACTATCGCCACCACCGACGGCCGCTGTCGGCCCGCCAGATAGTCAAAATCCAGCATGGATTGAATAATCCCCTTGGAGCTTCCCAGAGCCACAATCGCCGGATTGAGTTCTCGCAGCGCTACGATATCCAGGGTGCTCATCGCGCCGCCTCCAATCCGCTGATGGCCCGCGGAATAATTTCCGACATCATCATCTCGGGTCCACTCACCTCGCCCAGCAAATCTTCAGCCTCCAAAAACTCTCGCATCATCGCCAGCCCCTCCACCTCGTAAGGCCCGCCGCGCCGCACAAATACCTTAATGCCTTGCCGGCGCATCGGCTCCGCCACCTCGCGCAGCGCCGCGATCACCCCGC
This genomic interval from Candidatus Saccharimonadia bacterium contains the following:
- a CDS encoding citrate/2-methylcitrate synthase; the protein is MSTLDIVALRELNPAIVALGSSKGIIQSMLDFDYLAGRQRPSVVAIVAAGRKTERYFFGNEEVAVPVYNSVEKLPERLKTRINLFVNLSSGRRVLASSRQALGALPGLVGGVVFAEGLPERHALALAEEAEAAGVWLAGGASVGVVVPGVVKLGAIGGVQAPQLVKSKLFTPGNVAVVSSSGGMVSEIIRMVATSGHSLSFSLALGGERFPMTGPQEVFAAAEADPATEAIVYFGELGGLDEYELAEMIARGEVTKPVVAYIAGSVAELFETPPQFGHAKAMAASSDESARAKAAALEAAGARSAATFAEFAQLVAELPGATDAADLGDAMARLTGRRPGLIASSVSHDDGDGEVRVMDQGLLELANNNSFAKIVISMFLGREAQSAELVAFVDYVLKLLVDHGPYVSGAVNTIVTARAGRDLVSSLAAGLLTIGPRFGGAVNQAAATWLEGVSSEVSPAALVETYAARRSYISGIGHRKYRSDFPDPRVSRLLEFAASLEEARFTTFARGVEAETTRKKGNLILNVDGAMAAVLLDLLAEKEGYAIDELQTLVATEFFNSLFVLSRSVGFMAHYFDQVRLDEGIFRLGPGHVTHVRPVSYDAESDDSGVL
- a CDS encoding FxLYD domain-containing protein, with protein sequence MSTSRRLFTIVGVVVVAVGAALLWAESGNKFVNERPAGETPAATASPATKERTTLANSKVTTNAAGYLVVSGSITNNEDAARSATITATFLDKAGKALGTATGTVSDIDPAQTKPFVLTSTEKLATYYEVKVAVDKLF